A genome region from Gadus chalcogrammus isolate NIFS_2021 chromosome 7, NIFS_Gcha_1.0, whole genome shotgun sequence includes the following:
- the LOC130385864 gene encoding transmembrane protein 47-like, which translates to MSVNEVYMCRPFKLIALLCIFLALCLDVVALVSPSWVTADHFSLSLWESCTKSAARSLTETESESWNCFSTLSSDWQIATLVLLLGGAVGTLVSFLVALISLCRGTQRRLYRTVSVLLFTSAVLQACALVLYPIKFIDGNVLQTYHEFNWGYGLGWGATIFMLGGGILFCMRTDIYEDGMY; encoded by the exons ATGTCTGTCAACGAAGTGTATATGTGTCGGCCGTTCAAGTTGATCGCACTGCTGTGCATCTTCCTGGCTCTGTGTCTGGACGTGGTCGCTCTGGTGAGCCCATCCTGGGTCACCGCGGACCACTTCTCTTTGTCCCTATGGGAGTCCTGCACGAAGTCTGCTGCGCGAAGTCTAACCGAGACGGAGTCCGAGTCCTGGAATTGTTTTTCCACCCTATCCTCTG ACTGGCAGATAGCCaccctggtgctgctgctgggcgggGCGGTGGGCACCCTGGTGAGCTTCCTGGTGGCGCTCATCTCTCTGTGCCGGGGCACCCAGAGGAGACTGTACCGCACCGTGTCCGTGCTGCTCTTCACCTCAG CGGTCCTCCAGGCCTGCGCCCTGGTCCTCTACCCCATCAAGTTCATCGACGGGAACGTCCTGCAGACGTACCACGAGTTCAACTGGGGCTACGGCCTGGGCTGGGGCGCCACCATCTTCATGCTGGGCGGCGGCATACTGTTCTGCATGCGCACGGACATATACGAGGACGGGATGTACTGA